ATTTAATAACATAAATTGAAGTTTCGTGCAAAGGTATATAAAAATATTTTAACAAATTAGTACTTCAAGTGCCTAAAGTACTTAAAGTAAAAAATATAAAAATAAAGTTGTTAAATTCATTGCTATCTGCTGAAAATAGAAATTAATATTAACGTGACGATTTCACGAAATAGCTTATATTTTAAACTCCGTGAACTTTGCGTAATCCTTTGTGTTTTTTGTGGTAAAAAAAAGATAATCACAAAGTTCACAATCCGTCAGCTGACGGACACTAAGGACACAAAGAATCATACTCGATTAACAATAATTCTATTTTTTATGGTACGCTAATGAAGTTTTACAATAAATTTGTTAAAAGGAAAATTCAATTCTTTCGAAGCTTACTCTTTTCATCACTTCAAAATATTATTTATCCATTGGATAAAGTGTGAAATAAATTGGTAATTATTTTTTTTATTTATTTTTATTTTTAAATTTGTCAAGTAATTTTTTAAAATAAAAAAATCTTGATTTTAGGAACAGGTATTGACATAATTGAAGTAGAAAGAGTCGAAAATCAGATTTCAAATAGTAAGGGCTTTAAAGAAACTATTTTTACAAAAAGAGAAATTAAATATTGTGAATCAAAAAAGAATAAAGCCCAACATTACGCTGCTCGTTTTGCAGCAAAAGAAGCTTTTTTTAAGGCAATAGGAACAGGTTGGAGAGACGGAATGTCTTTTGTTGAAATAGAAATTTTAAACAACGAACTTGGTAAACCCGAAGTCATTTTACATGGAAAAACAAAGGAATTCAGTAAAAAACAATTAATAAATAATATTCATGTTTCTTTATCACATATAAAAAATTTAGTAACCGCAATTATAACATTAGAAAAATAGAAAGGGGAAAAAATTATGTCAAACATTGGTAACTATGATGAAAGAATTAAAAATTTTGATTGGTCAATTTCCGAAAAAGAACTTGACTACAAACCAGGTAATGTAATTAACATTGGCTGGTATTGTACAGATAGAATCTGTCAGATGGGAAAAGGGAACAAGCTTGCTCTTTTGTGGGAAGGACTTGGTGGAGTTGAAAAGAAATATACTTATAACGATATTCGCTTGGCAAGCAACACCATTGGAGCTTTTCTAAGAAATTTAGGAATTAAAAACGAAGACAGAGTTTGTTTGTTTATGGACAAAGTACCGGAACTTTACATTGGTTTACTCGGTATTTTAAAAATCGGAGCAATAGCACAACCATTATTTTCAGCTTTTGGCGAAGAATCATTATTAGTAAGATTAGAAAATGCTGAAACTTCTGCTATTTTCACTCAGAGAAAACATATTGCAAAAGTCAGAAAAATAGTAGCTCAAATGCCTTTCTTAAAACATATTATTATTGTTGATTATGACGGCAAACATCCTCTTCGTGAAAGAGAAGTTGCATTCAATATGGATGAAGCTACACCGGTTGAAAATTTTGAAGTTTATCCGACAAAAGCAGAATCACCATCAATACTTCATTATACTTCAGGAACAACAGGACAACCCAAAGGAGTAAAACATGTTCATTATTCACTAATTTCTCAATACCTGACTACAAAATGGGTTTTAGACCTTCATGAAAATGATATTTACTGGTGCACTGCCGACCCGGGATGGGTAACAGGAACATCTTACGGAATTATCGGCGCATTCAGTTCAGGAGTTACTCAATGTGTTCTTGATAGCGGATTTGCTGCTGAAGCATGGTACAAGTTTATAGAAAAAAATAAAGTTACCGTTTGGTATTCTGCACCAACTGCCATTCGTTCATTGATGAAAGCAGGAGATGAAGTTATTAAAAAATATGACCTCTCTTCTTTAAGGCATTTGGCAAGTGTGGGAGAACCACTTAATGCCGAAGCTGTTGTTTGGTCAGAAAAAGTTTTTGGTAAACAATTCCATGATAGTTACTGGCAAACAGAAACCGGCTCAATAATGATTTCTAATTATCCGGGAATGAAAATCAAACCAGGTTCCATGGGTAAACCATTTCCCGGAATCACAGGTACAATTATTGACCCGGATACTTACGAGCCAATTACAGAAGAAGGAAAGATAGGACTTATTGCATTTAAACCCGGCTGGCCTTCAATGATGAGAACTTATTGGAACAATGAAGAAACTTATAAAAACAAATTTAAAAACGGCTGGTATTTACCCGGAGACCGTTCAACTATTGATAAAGACGGATATTTCTGGTTTATCGGAAGAGACGATGATATTATAAATACAGGCGGACATTTGGTT
This portion of the Bacteroidales bacterium genome encodes:
- the acpS gene encoding holo-ACP synthase, with the protein product MILGTGIDIIEVERVENQISNSKGFKETIFTKREIKYCESKKNKAQHYAARFAAKEAFFKAIGTGWRDGMSFVEIEILNNELGKPEVILHGKTKEFSKKQLINNIHVSLSHIKNLVTAIITLEK
- the acsA gene encoding acetate--CoA ligase; translated protein: MSNIGNYDERIKNFDWSISEKELDYKPGNVINIGWYCTDRICQMGKGNKLALLWEGLGGVEKKYTYNDIRLASNTIGAFLRNLGIKNEDRVCLFMDKVPELYIGLLGILKIGAIAQPLFSAFGEESLLVRLENAETSAIFTQRKHIAKVRKIVAQMPFLKHIIIVDYDGKHPLREREVAFNMDEATPVENFEVYPTKAESPSILHYTSGTTGQPKGVKHVHYSLISQYLTTKWVLDLHENDIYWCTADPGWVTGTSYGIIGAFSSGVTQCVLDSGFAAEAWYKFIEKNKVTVWYSAPTAIRSLMKAGDEVIKKYDLSSLRHLASVGEPLNAEAVVWSEKVFGKQFHDSYWQTETGSIMISNYPGMKIKPGSMGKPFPGITGTIIDPDTYEPITEEGKIGLIAFKPGWPSMMRTYWNNEETYKNKFKNGWYLPGDRSTIDKDGYFWFIGRDDDIINTGGHLVSPFEVESALLEHESVAESAVVSKPDDVNMEVVKAFVTLKPGFKADNDMELTIMNFIRKKLSPLAMPQEIEFVDSLPKTRSGKIMRRILHAKEWGEEIGDISSLEND